The sequence below is a genomic window from Humulus lupulus chromosome 3, drHumLupu1.1, whole genome shotgun sequence.
CGAGTTGATGTGCACGAACTGTACTGAGAACCTGAGATCTCCAGTAAAAATAGTTAGACCGATCAAGACGAAGATTAAGAGGAACCAGATGAGAAGGAATGACTTGAGCAGGAACAGAGACAGTGCCAAAAGTGAGATTAGCACTTTGAGCCCTAGAATCGGAGCTTGAAGAAGCCGCCATGGAAgctttcaaaaaaaaattggggaaaaGAAACCTAAGCTCGTGATACCAAATTGAGAAAGCTGAAAAATGAACTCAGAGGCAACTGTAATGCGTGCCTTTACTGTATTccattgaataatatatatacacaGAGAAGCTTATCAAAGCTATAAAACAGAAAGTAGTTACAGGGAAATAAACAGCATAACAGAATGGTTATTCTAACAGAAATCCAGCTGGAAAATAACCCCAAATGTAACTAACTGACAACTGTATCTAAAGCATCCCTAATAATGAGTATATATATTGACTATAAAATAGTACAATACCTAATCCTAttctttcatttattttattttggccttttccaaaaaaaaaaacggGAATATTTTTAACTAATTGTTTTCTTGTTTGTCTTTCAGTTTTTTGAAGCAAGAACTTGACTGGCATTAATATTGGAGTAAAAAGGGGCGAAACAAAAATGTTTTGTTTTTTCCTCTCAATGAACAGTAATTCCACTATAAGTttcattaatattatttatagtaTTATTCTATATCTTTATTGGCATTCAACTACGACTCGAGTAGAGCTTACTAAAATTAATCATTATCCCAACGttctttattaatataattttgtaaataacAAAAACGAGTGAAAATTCCAACTCTCACCCACTCGGTCCAAAGCAAACTCTACTGCGAAAATTGACCGAAACTTCCTCCTCTGCCGGAGTTATATACTATATATGATCCAGCATATAAATATACCCACATACAGAACAGACTCTTGCATCGAAAGTGAGTAGAACACAACTACTAAATCATTCTTCTTTTTAGCTCTCTCAGTCtcacatacatatacatatatagttCACTTAATATAACTCTCCAGAACCACAGAAAGTCTTCGAAATAGAGAGATAGAGCGCCAAGAAAGCAGTACAGTCACTCCCTATTAAAATGGGTAGTCTCGGCGACTTTGACTTTCCCCTAAGCAAAAATCTTTCTAGCATAGCCGGTGGAGAAAGCAATAATCCGTTGGATCCCGAGGAGTTCCGGCGACAAGGGCATATGGTTATCGATTTCATCGCAGAATACTACAAAAATATCGAGAAGCACCCAGTTCTGAGCCAAGTCGAACCGGGTTACCTCAAAAAACGTCTCCCGACGTCGGCACCCTTCTATCCTGAATCCATTGAGACGATTCTAAGCGACGTTCAGGACCACATCGTTCCAGGCATTACTCACTGGCAGAGCCCCAACTACTTCGCATACTTTCCTTCCAGCGGTAGCATTGCGGGCTTTCTCGGAGAAATGCTCGCCACCGGCTTCAATGTCGTTGGATTCAATTGGATGTCGTCTCCAGCTGCAACTGAGCTAGAAAGCATCGTCATGGACTGGCTCGGTGAGATGCTAAAGCTCCCTAAGTCATTTCTGTTCTCCGGAAACGGAGGCGGTGTTCTACAAGGAACCACCTGCGAGGCCATATTGTGTACTCTTGTTGCAGCCCGCGACCGAACCCTCAAAATCATTGGAAATGACAATATCGGAAAGCTGGTCGTTTACTGTTCTGACCAAACACATTGCGCTTTCAAGAAAGCCGCCCAGATAGCCGGGATTCACCCCAACAATTTTCGAGTCATCCCAACAACGTTGTCGTCCTCTTTTGCCATGTCGCCTAAGGCTTTACGAAGCACCATCGTTGCCGATGTTGAGGCTGGACTCGTTCCAACGTTTCTACTTGCAACTATCGGAACAACATCCACAACGGCCGTTGACCCCCTCGGGCCTCTATGCGATGTGGCAAAAAATTACGGAATGTGGGTCCATGTCGACGCGGCCTATGCTGGGAGCATCTGTATTTGTCCAGAATTCCGGCACTTCATCGATGGAGTGGAAGGAGCCAACTCCTTCAGCTTCAACGCTCACAAATGGTTCTTCACCACCTTGGACTGCTGCTGCCTTTGGGTCAAAGACCCTGCAGCGTTGACACAATCATTGTCTACGGATCCGGAGTATCTGAAGAACAAGGCCACCGAATCAAAGCAAGTCGTTGACTATAAAGACTGGCAACTCGCTCTCAGCAGACGATTCCGTTCTCTCAAATTATGGCTCGTACTCCGAAGCTACGGAGTCGAGAAACTACGTGGCTTTCTCCGAAGCCATGTCAAGATGGCCAAGCTCTTCCAAGGTTTTGTGCAAGCTGACGACAGATTTGAGATTGTCGTTCCGAGGAATTTCGCCACCGTGTGTTTCAGACTATCTCCATCAGCAATAAGTACTACTGCTAAAACTAACGTACTGTCAGAGATAGTAAATGGTAGCCGAAGGAATACTAATACTCTCCAAAAAATGGAATCCGTAAATCAGCTCAACCAGAAGCTCATGGACTCTATTAACCGCTCAGGTCTAATCTATATGACCCATTCCGTCGTCGGCGGTATCTTTTTACTTCGCTTCGCGGTCGGTGCGAGTCTAACAGAGGAGTCCCATGTCATTGAGGCTTGGAATGTAGTCAAGCATCATGCACACATCATACTCAACTCAAACTAGCTAGCTGTTAATTATTATATATCGATCTCTTTATATTTGATTTGGTTAATGAGGATTGCCATGTCCATATACAATTTGTTTACATTCTTcgaataaatatgcattttttacGCACAAAATTGGATTTGTAACTAaggttttaattttttgtttctttcttATACAAGTAATTTTTTCAAGAGTTGTTTTTCACCAATCCCACGCGCATACAGTGCCTTATTTTGTAAGGTTTGTATACAAGGTCACTAGTGacaaaaataatgaaaatatGATATTTTCCTGTAATAAAATATATATGAGTTATCCACCCCTATAAAATATAAATCTAAATGTGATGAAAGTCAATATTTTGACGAAGTGTTATATCTAACTACTTTTTGTTATACATTTTTAGAGTATTAAGGACACGGTGGTGTCCAACACCTTTTCTATAACATACAGTACAATTATTAGGTAacacatatattaatataaaataatatgtgaGATATCCAATATATAGTTACACAAATCAATATCAATGTGTTAATAGGACCACCATTGAGACCCGCTCGGTACAGCAACGGAAGCAATTTCGTTTGAGAATCTCAACCGTCCAATACAATTATAGGTGCTTCCATATTCTTTTAATCTTGACCCTTTATTATGTAATCATTGACTGGGGAGTGACCTGCGCAAAGAGACTATGCAACTGTCACTAATTTGACATTTATAGACTAGGGAGTAGGGGTATGGCTTTAATTCCATAGTGGTATtgctagagagagagagctagTTCCCATCTCCATCATCTCtcttaaaattatattattttcatgACCCTCTTTTCAGGAAGAAAACCCctgcattttttttcttcttctggtTTCATGTTATTATatacaatttttaaaatttaacccaCATACTCACGATCTAGTTTGCAAAAATTACGACATAAAATGGACTTAAATGTATGGATAACATACTCCACAATAATCTATAAATCCTAAAAAAGGAAATCTCATTTAAGAAATGATTTACGTAACTAGTTGTCTTACAACTATATGTCTATTTGGTTTGGTTACGCCTCACgaaaataaataagattttttattagtttattcgtcgtgtaatcaccctaacgagtgcctcggTCACCCATAATGATTTTCATGGAAGTCGGTGCACCTGAAAGAGCACTGAAacggtgttaatcacactaattcGTGACTCGGTGCATCAAAGCGAGTCTAGCTCGGCACTCCTAACCCGAACCCTTGTCTCAGTGAATCGAAATGAgtctagatcttgtgtaatcaccctaacgagtgcctcgatcacccgtaatgatttgcatggaagtcaGTGCACCCGAAAAAGCACCGAGatggtgttaatcacactaatgcgtgactcggtGCATCTGAGCGAGTCCAGCTTGGCAATCCTAACCCGAACTcgtgtctcggtgaatcgaaacgagtccggatcttgtgtaatcaccctaacgagtgcctcggtcacccataatgatttgcatggtagtcggtgcacccgaaagagtgtcgaaagggtgttaatcacactaatgcatGACTCGGTGCATCCAAGCGAGTCCAGCTCGGCAATCCTGACCTGAACCTGTGTCTCGatgaatcgaaacgagtccatATCTTTTGTAATCACCCTAATGAGTGCCTAGATCGACCATTTTCGTTCGGTGCCTGAATTCAcacaacaaattcattgtctctACCATCCATGGAAAACATTATCATACCACATGGTATAATGCCTTAGTTTACTTCGGGTATTGTAAGTTCTAGATGGCTACTACCTATTTTACGAACTTGTTGAATGTTGTGCTACTTACTCAATTATTTAATATGATACATTGTCAAATTTAAGCACTCTATGTTTCATAAATATATTGCATACATTATaaactaaattttatttttttaaaaatgaccCAATTCCTATATGATTTGGAGCATTGTATTTTAAATAACTAGAATTTTAAAGTTAAAATAACAAGTTTACAATCAAAATTtcattattaagaaaataatttaaccatgtatttccaaaaaattatataatagataaataaatagttGATAATCATTAttcaagtaaaaaaaattaatataaatgttgAAGACCATGAGTTctagcaacaaaaaaaaattaaaatataaatgtgCATCTTAGAGCAAAAGTTGTGTACcttttattaaatatatgtgCTAAAATTTGTAAATAATGTGCAGTTAGCTATTACAGTGTGTgtgtcacgacccgagccctaggccgtggcagatttgtaatatccataacttgggtggtcaaaggtcaaactttgaccctcgttgaaaaatagtctttataaatgatcattaaaGTTATATTAAATCGTAgtataattataagttaaaataatgaaataactcatagaattatatataaaaatattagtaataaaagtatgatcacttatcattatacataaaacaataatattcccacagtcatgtaatcaccaaatagttaaatttaataaatcataaacacccaaaataatacttagcatccaccattcctcatccaTAACTACTTCATAGCTCATTTAGATATACCGATCATTAGattcgaagtcgaatacatatataatacttaaaagataagacaatgacacGAAATAGAAATAGGCAAAACACATTGGCTCCCTCAATAATTCATCTTTTCCACAttcgcgtcactaggctcctggaatgggagagatagggggtgagcttataaagcccagtaggaaaacaactaataacataggacccaaaattttaatacaacccctgcatggtttgctttgaaaacaaaacatacatcatcatgtataaaccaaaatagagaaaccacaaataatcataagagcatagctacaagtgcacatcacaccgtccactagatccctagttcccgttacccaccatagaaaatctgACATCCTAAACCGAGTAGCCGGaactgataaccaccacaagggggaggctcagaacacttcctgtatacaaatcctaggtctttacacctataggtgagtggacacctgatctacctatgatgacacagagactaggtcgtgaaacaacaatgtgcaccaatcatgatcactatggctctcatcggtataacaaaatgcaggtaaacatgaaaagaaagaaacatattccctttatattttagaaaattgggcagcataacagctacattttaataaaccaaaaaatcataacctgtataaataagtgaacaaaaatatatatttggcactcagtgccctcagaacagattagaaaacatgcaggttaagttttcaatttttcaaacattttataaatatcaaaattggaatatgttgaatgCAATTTAATATGAGTAAAATAAGTCCAGTAGTCTAGttgagtctctacctctttagaaTTTAATCCGAGCCCAAAGCAACGCTCCTAAGCTTATCGATGATCTTAGAATGATTTAGTCCGATTTTAATAGCACATTTTTCCTATGTGCACCAAATGAGAAAAcgattattattattgaattccttattcaaaatcgtgtccaacgacatataatatgaccatatttaaaatttcaagttctgaaacctcacccaagcggtgcacacTAGCAGTTGATAGCGTTACCGGAAACgtcgacgaatatatgcatggcatatatcaaaacgatcctctTGAGTAGTACATCGTGTAAGTACAGCCCCTTTTCCTAATTGACCTCCGATGTCGCCGGAAAATGCTTCTAAAGGGGTGAAGATACACAAAATTTCGCCGGAGAAAAACAGTGAGTTGACTGAAATGACTTAGTGGGCGACGTTCCTCCCTTCACGCTGGTTCCAACGGTGCCATCCACTCATCGAATGGAGGTCTGGGTTCACCGGAAAGTGCGATCAAAGTTTTGACGATGAAACTTTGACTGCTCCGTTCGTGTGCGTCTTCACTCCGATGGCCCTGAGATTTTGGGGATGGGGTTGTCGCCGGCCATTGGTGCTCCAGCTCCGGCGCGTGGCGGCAAAAGGGAACTCCGGCAATGACTTTGTGGTACCCCAACGTGGGTTGTtgcagagagaaaaagaagaaaaaaaaaatagaagaagaagaagtgctCGGGAAGAAaaatggaaaagaaagaaaaagaaaagaaaagaaagatctGACTTATTTTAAAACAAGTGGGTCCCACCGcttaaaataaaacttaaaataatatatattttttttctttttctgagtcTCTACATTCTTCCTTCCTTaaaagaaatttcgtcccgaaattttcaaagtacaacctcaagctgaaaattaaacaaatgaggatacttcTCGTACAACTCCAACTCTAACTCCCAAGTAGCCCCGTCTTCTCTATGGTTctgccataagaccttgactacggGAATCTCTCTATTCCTTAGCACCTTTAACTCTCTCGCTAAAATTCTGATAGGTTGTTCTTCACATGTCACGTTCTCTTAAAGAGGGATAGCCTCATACTCAATGATGTGCGATGGGTCTGGAGTATACTTCCTCAGCATCGACACATGGAACACAATGTGAACATGCCCCAACCGCGCTGGTAAGTTCAATCGATAAGCGACCTCCCCATCCCTctcgataacctcgaaaggtccaatatacctcggggctagcttacccttcactccaaatctcgTCACACCAAGCATGGGAGTAACTTTCAAGAAGACATAGTCACTAACCTCAAACTGAACTTCTCACGGAGGAGATCGgtataactcttctgacgactttgAATAACCTTAAGTCTTTCTTGGAGAAAAAAAAATACTCTGATCTTCCTAGTAGTACTAGCAATTTGGATCCAATTGTGACATGCTAATCTGGTTCTGCCTAACACAAAGGTGATCTGCATGGTCTCCCATATAAGGCATCATAAGGAGCCATGCCTATACtggcctggtagctattattataagtgaattccaccaatgacaagtgttctccccagctacccccaaaatccaaaatacgagaacgaagcatgtcctccaaagtttggatagtcctctcagactgtccatctgtctgagggtaGTGAGCGGTGCTCAAGTTAAGTTTAGTTCCTAAAGCTTCTTGCAATGCTCGCCAAAACATTGATGTAAATCAAGGATCTCTCTCAGAAACAATGCTGGAAGGCAACCCATGCAGTGGAAGTATATTATCTACATAAAGTCGAGCTAGTTTAGAAACCTTATAATCCTTCCTAATTGGAATGAAATAAGCAGATTTTGTCAAACAATCAACAATCACCCAGACAGTGTCATGCCTTAATGGCGCTAACGGTAATCCtgccacaaagtccatcgtgatcttgtcccacttccattctggtagaGGTAAGGGTTGAAGCAACCTCGAAGGTCTCTGGTGCTCAGCTTTAACCTGCTGGCAAACCATACACTTAGCTACAAAGTTAGCCACATCTCTCTTCATACCTTCCCACCAGTATTGTCttttcaagtcctggtacatctttgtgcttccaggATGTACAACAAATCTAGACCTATGAGCCTCGATCATAACAGACTCTCTAAGATCAGGGATATTTGCAACGACTAATCTTCCCTAATGGTATAAGAAATCCTGCAACATTTACTGTTCATCTATCTAACTGCTCACCGTTTTGGATTCGATTCTAGATAAGTCTCAATTTCTCATCTTGCCACTGACATTGCTTAACTTGTTGAAGTAGCACTGTGTAGCAACCGCATTTGCTTTTCCATGAGGATATTTCAAAGTGAAATCATAATTTGCCCTGTACTCAACCCTTCTTCTTTGCCTCAAATTCAAGTCTCTTTGAGTAAAgagatactttaaactcttatgatcagattataattcaaaattttcCCCATATAAGTAACATCTCCACATTTTCAGGGCAAAAATCACTGTTGTAAGGTCCAAGTCATGTATGGGGTAGTTCTTCTCATGTGTCCTCAATTGGCGTGAAACATAGGCAACAACCTTGCCATTTAGCATGAGAACTCCACCTAAACCAGTACTAGAAGCATCAATAAATACCACAAATGGCTCACCACTATTAGGCATAGTGAGAACAGGCGCCGTAATCAATCTTCGCTTAAGTTCTCTGAAAGCTTCTTCACAACCGTCATCCCACACAAACTTTAAATCCTTCCTTGTTAGCTTTGTCAAAGGCATAGCAATACGAGAAAAATTCTCCACAAAGCGacgatagtaacctgctaacccaagaaaactttgaACCTCAGTAACATTCTTTGGTCTTCCCCACTGCAAGATAGAATCTATCTTCGCATGAATTCATAGTAATGTCCTCTTGATATTTTACATGCCCTAAGAATTTGACCTCAGTCCTCCAGAAGTcacatttttctttcttagcatataattgatggtCCCTCAAAGTTTGCAACACAACTGTTTAATGTGCGGTATGGTCCTCAGGTGTCTTGGAATACACCAAAATTTCATCAATAAAAacaaccacaaacttatccaaatagggtCTAAAGATTCTATTCATAAGGTCCATAAATATTGCAGGTGCATTCGTTAATCTaaatggcatcaccaaaaactcaaagtgTCCATAACGCGTTCTGAAATTAgttttaggaatatcctcttcctaaATCCTCAATTGATGACAGCTTGACCTTAAGTTAATCTTGGAAAAACACTTTGAACATATGAGCTGATCAAACAACTCATATATCATTGGCAATGGattcttgttcttaattgtcatctgAATTAATTTCTTATAATCGACGCACAATCACAAGGATCCATCAGATTTCTTGGAAAACAAAACTGAAGCTCCCCATGGGGAAGTACTGATCCTGATGTACCTTATCCATTAGCTCACCAAATTTCTTTTTCAATTCATCCAACTCTGCATGTGCCATGCGATAAGGGGTAGTAGAAACTAGTTGAGTCCCGGGAATCAAATCAATGCAAAATTTTATCTGTCTATCAGGTGGTAGTCTTGGAAAATCCCCAAGAAACACAACTGGAAAGCCACTAACCACTGATATCCAAGGAAACTTGTCTAGAGGCCTAAACTTATCCTTAATTGCAAACAGACTCCCATAACACTCTAAGTTTCTTTTCCCACCTAAACATGCCTTAAGGATAGGATCTTGCCTTACTGCATTCATATTGGCTCGATATACAATGAAATCTCCACTTGGAGTTAAAAGAGTCACCCTTTTGCGTGAGCAATCTACAATGGCTTGGTACTTagacaaccaatccatgccaagaatcACATCAAATTGTCCCATAGGTAACACCATCAGGTTTCCTAATAAATTATGCCCTTCAAGCATAATACAAACTGATTTGCAGATGGTTGATACTTCACCATGCCCTCCCATAGGTACACTCAACTGCAGTGTaggactaaaagtttcccaactcaaaccaaacatgctagcaaacattaatgatatacaagaatgagatgcaccagtatcaaataatacatgagcccAAGAGTGTGAGATGAGAACCACACCATCCACAACTCCCTGGCATGCTCCTCCTTGTACATCATCACCACCAAGAGCATAGGCTTGACCAGAGGCTTTTTCCTTTGCTTTCCCTTTTTCCTTGAAGAGGATGGCTTGTGCTTGCACTAGAGCCTCCTCCGGGATTGAACCCTCTCTAAATTCTAGCAGAAATAGGAGTTTGAAAACTCTGCGAGTACCCCTGGTTGAATCCTGAACCGTGGGGCTAGAACTGATGTTAAAATTGAAATTTTTGCCCTAGTGTGGGTGTGAAACCATAGGATGAAGTCTGAGACTGGTTACTCTTAGGTTGTCCTGTGAAAGGAGTAGACCTAGCATAATCCCTATGGATCCTCCAGGTGATGGTTGGAACCTCTGTTGTCGTGTGGGCAATCTTCTTCTTATGACCCTGTTGGCCACAACTGAAACACCCATACGGCCCAATTCGAGTCTTTCCTGACGATTTGCTACTATTGCTACCCCCACTAAGTTGTTGTCATTGGGATAACCATCGCCCTTGATTCTTCTTGTTCATTTTCCTATCATTTCCTCTTTTTCGGGCCGGATTCTTTATTTCAATTCCTTCTTTATGAGCCTCAGTCTGTAAGGCTACTGTCACACACTCATTCAAATTTCCAAAGGTCATAGGGCAAGTGGACCCAGCATTGAAGGGAGTGAGGGACGGAGGAACTACTCAATTAAAAGAGGTTGATCGACCGTACCAACATAAACATAAGAAGATAACTCTACAAACTTCATGTAGAATTCATTCACTCACATCCATCATTATCTAGTCATTCTGTGATCTCATCAACCTATCATTGATCTTAAGCAATCAAATGATCCAATCAAATCCTCCTATAAGATGGGTTAAAATGTTGTTCTTCGAAAACCCATCTCAAAATTTCCTCAAGTCATCCCATCAGTTCCACTCATCCTACTGAAGGCTTCCTACCAATCCGGTGCGCTCCTTTCCAACTTGGGCACATTAATATTAACATGATACTCCTTAGGTGTTCCCATAATGTTTAAACTCTTCTTTATATGCCTTGACCATCTTTTAGCAACCATGGAATCTTTtccacctttagacttaagtGTTTGAATCCGATGGAAAATCTGGGAGTGATTACTCTGTTGGGCAGCTGGATCCATCTGTTTGGCAGGAATGCCTCTTAAAGCCTCAAGAATGGCGTTCACAGGGAATGCAACTGGCGAAGTAGGAACCTCAGCCTCAAGGACATCATCTGCAGGCCTTCTCCTTGTTGTCCTTCCTTTCGGAGGCATTTTCTGAGGTCAGTAAATCAAAAGCTAACCAGTTAGTGAGGAATGGATGCTATCTATATACATACGCCTTTTATAGATcaaaatactttattttaaaataaatttaatctatttggtgacacactTCGAGGTATTTGAACCcgatgctctgataccatttttctgtcacgacccgagccctaggccatggcagatttgtaatatccataacttaggtggtcaaaggtcaaactttgaccctcgttGAAAAATaatctttataaatgatcatttaatttatattaaatcgtagtataattataagttaaaataatgaaataactcctataattatatataaaaatattagtaataaaagtatgatcacttatcattatacataaaacaataatattcccacagttatgtaatcaccaaatagttaaatttaataagtcataaacacccaaaataatacttagcatcca
It includes:
- the LOC133824192 gene encoding tyrosine decarboxylase-like, translating into MGSLGDFDFPLSKNLSSIAGGESNNPLDPEEFRRQGHMVIDFIAEYYKNIEKHPVLSQVEPGYLKKRLPTSAPFYPESIETILSDVQDHIVPGITHWQSPNYFAYFPSSGSIAGFLGEMLATGFNVVGFNWMSSPAATELESIVMDWLGEMLKLPKSFLFSGNGGGVLQGTTCEAILCTLVAARDRTLKIIGNDNIGKLVVYCSDQTHCAFKKAAQIAGIHPNNFRVIPTTLSSSFAMSPKALRSTIVADVEAGLVPTFLLATIGTTSTTAVDPLGPLCDVAKNYGMWVHVDAAYAGSICICPEFRHFIDGVEGANSFSFNAHKWFFTTLDCCCLWVKDPAALTQSLSTDPEYLKNKATESKQVVDYKDWQLALSRRFRSLKLWLVLRSYGVEKLRGFLRSHVKMAKLFQGFVQADDRFEIVVPRNFATVCFRLSPSAISTTAKTNVLSEIVNGSRRNTNTLQKMESVNQLNQKLMDSINRSGLIYMTHSVVGGIFLLRFAVGASLTEESHVIEAWNVVKHHAHIILNSN